In Phreatobacter stygius, a genomic segment contains:
- a CDS encoding ABC transporter ATP-binding protein — MTAPLLIVENLTKHFPLGGGFFSRKTGAVKAVDGVSFTLNRGETLALVGESGCGKSTTGRLVLRLLDPTGGRVTIDGVEISSLSKRELRTLRRRMQIVFQDPFASLNPRMTIGDILAEPLLLHGMADKQTVDAKVKELLAIVGLAAAYAERFPHEFSGGQRQRIGVARALATQPDLIVCDEPVSALDVSIQAQVVNLLQDLQARFGMSYLFIAHDLAVVRHIADRVAVMYLGRIVEIADKAVLYSAPKHPYTRALLAAAPVPRPGARDQRSLLTGDVPSPVKPPPGCTFHTRCPYATDLCKTESPAARTFPDGATVACHHVETLPPSEALALSTDPPSVAARMAVLAAAKKREPIPA, encoded by the coding sequence ATGACGGCGCCCCTGCTGATCGTCGAAAATCTCACCAAGCATTTTCCGCTCGGCGGCGGCTTCTTCTCGCGCAAGACCGGCGCGGTGAAAGCGGTCGACGGCGTGTCGTTCACGCTCAACCGGGGCGAAACGCTGGCGCTGGTCGGCGAAAGCGGCTGCGGCAAGTCGACCACCGGCCGGCTGGTGCTGCGCCTGCTCGATCCGACCGGCGGGCGGGTGACCATTGACGGGGTGGAGATCTCCAGCCTGTCGAAGCGCGAGCTCAGGACGCTGCGCCGGCGCATGCAGATCGTCTTCCAGGACCCGTTCGCCTCGCTCAATCCGCGCATGACCATTGGCGACATCCTGGCCGAACCGCTGCTGCTGCACGGCATGGCCGACAAGCAGACCGTTGACGCCAAGGTCAAGGAACTGCTGGCGATTGTCGGCCTGGCGGCGGCCTATGCCGAGCGCTTCCCGCACGAGTTTTCCGGCGGCCAGCGCCAGCGCATCGGGGTTGCCCGGGCACTCGCCACCCAGCCCGACCTGATCGTCTGCGACGAGCCGGTCTCGGCGCTCGACGTGTCGATTCAGGCTCAGGTGGTCAATCTGCTGCAGGACCTGCAGGCCCGCTTCGGCATGAGCTACCTGTTTATCGCCCACGACCTGGCGGTGGTGCGCCACATCGCCGATCGGGTGGCCGTCATGTATCTCGGCCGCATCGTCGAGATCGCCGACAAGGCGGTGCTCTATTCGGCACCGAAACATCCCTATACCCGCGCGCTGCTGGCGGCGGCGCCGGTGCCGCGTCCAGGCGCGCGCGACCAGCGCTCGCTGCTGACCGGCGACGTGCCGAGCCCGGTGAAGCCGCCGCCTGGCTGCACCTTCCACACCCGCTGCCCCTATGCGACCGATCTCTGCAAGACCGAGTCGCCCGCGGCGCGCACCTTCCCCGATGGCGCGACGGTGGCCTGCCACCACGTCGAGACGCTGCCGCCGTCCGAAGCGCTGGCGCTGTCGACCGATCCGCCTTCGGTGGCCGCCCGCATGGCGGTGCTGGCCGCGGCCAAAAAGCGCGAGCCGATCCCGGCATGA
- a CDS encoding 5-methyltetrahydropteroyltriglutamate--homocysteine S-methyltransferase, which produces MTSTVAIPGKTGPFRADQVGSLLRSQPLKEARAAKAAGKIDAAGLKAVEDSEIKKLIAKQEAVGLSGITDGEYRRSWWHYDFLWQLDGVERIELDHGIQFAGVETKAEAPRVVGKIGFTTHPFVEHFKFLKANTKETPKMTIPSPSMLHYRGGRKLINMGLYPNMDDYYRDLGQAYKGAVHAFYDAGCRYLQLDDVSFAYLCDPEQKKMLADRGDDPDHQGVIYAGMVEEAIKDRPRDMTITMHLCRGNFRSTFVASGGYEPIAELLFNAMPVDAYFMEWDTERAGGFEPLRFLPKGKAVVLGLVTSKSGVLEKKDDIRRRIEEASRYAPIEQLCLSAQCGFASTEEGNVLAEDEQWKKLEMIVDVARETWG; this is translated from the coding sequence ATGACCAGCACCGTCGCCATCCCGGGCAAGACCGGGCCGTTCCGCGCCGACCAGGTCGGTTCGCTGCTGCGCTCGCAACCCTTGAAGGAGGCCCGCGCGGCAAAAGCCGCCGGCAAGATCGACGCCGCCGGCCTGAAGGCTGTCGAAGACAGCGAGATCAAAAAGCTGATCGCCAAACAGGAAGCGGTCGGCCTCAGCGGCATCACCGACGGTGAATATCGCCGCTCCTGGTGGCATTACGACTTCCTCTGGCAGCTCGATGGCGTCGAACGCATCGAGCTCGACCACGGCATCCAGTTCGCCGGCGTCGAGACCAAGGCGGAAGCGCCGCGGGTCGTCGGCAAGATCGGCTTCACCACCCATCCTTTCGTCGAGCACTTCAAGTTTCTGAAGGCGAACACGAAAGAGACGCCGAAGATGACCATTCCGTCGCCGTCCATGCTGCATTATCGCGGCGGCCGGAAGCTCATCAACATGGGTCTCTACCCCAATATGGACGACTATTACCGGGATCTCGGCCAGGCTTATAAGGGCGCGGTCCATGCCTTCTACGATGCCGGCTGCCGCTACCTGCAGCTCGACGACGTCAGCTTCGCCTATCTCTGCGATCCCGAGCAGAAGAAGATGCTGGCCGATCGCGGCGACGACCCCGATCATCAAGGCGTCATCTATGCCGGCATGGTCGAGGAAGCGATCAAGGACCGGCCGCGGGACATGACGATTACCATGCATCTGTGCCGTGGCAATTTCCGCTCGACCTTCGTCGCCTCCGGCGGCTACGAGCCGATCGCCGAACTCCTGTTCAACGCCATGCCGGTCGACGCCTATTTCATGGAATGGGACACGGAGCGCGCCGGTGGCTTCGAGCCGTTGCGCTTCCTGCCCAAGGGCAAGGCCGTCGTGCTCGGTCTGGTCACCTCGAAGAGCGGCGTCCTGGAAAAGAAGGACGATATCCGGCGGCGGATCGAGGAAGCCTCGCGTTATGCCCCGATCGAACAGCTCTGCCTGTCGGCCCAGTGCGGCTTCGCCTCGACGGAGGAAGGCAATGTGCTGGCCGAGGACGAGCAGTGGAAGAAGCTGGAAATGATCGTCGACGTGGCGCGCGAAACCTGGGGCTGA
- a CDS encoding ABC transporter ATP-binding protein: MTELLVLDNVVSGYGEAIVLNRLSLRLDQGQSLALLGRNGTGKTTLIETIAGLTTFRSGTIRLAGRDIAAVRPERRAALGLGWVPQERGIFKSLTVEENLTAVAIAGAWTPDRAFAMFPRLKERRGNLGNQLSGGEQQMLAVARSLVLNPKLLLLDEPLEGLAPIIVDELLGAIRRIVREEGMAAIVVEQKARKILPLTDKAAILDRGAVVWDGDSEALLADAAALDRHLGVADRGAGKPLDKAQFEGDPS, translated from the coding sequence ATGACCGAATTGCTCGTCCTCGACAATGTCGTGTCCGGTTATGGCGAGGCGATCGTCCTGAACCGCTTGTCGCTGCGCCTCGACCAGGGCCAGTCGCTCGCCCTGCTTGGCCGCAACGGCACCGGCAAGACCACGCTGATCGAAACCATCGCGGGCTTGACCACCTTCAGGAGCGGCACGATCCGGCTTGCCGGCCGTGATATCGCGGCAGTGCGGCCGGAACGACGCGCCGCGCTCGGGCTCGGCTGGGTGCCGCAGGAGCGCGGCATCTTCAAATCCCTGACGGTGGAAGAAAACCTCACCGCGGTCGCGATCGCAGGCGCCTGGACGCCCGACCGGGCCTTCGCCATGTTTCCACGGCTGAAGGAGCGCCGCGGCAATCTCGGCAATCAATTGTCCGGCGGCGAACAGCAGATGCTGGCGGTCGCCCGTTCGCTGGTGCTCAACCCCAAGCTGCTGCTGCTCGACGAGCCCCTGGAAGGCCTCGCTCCGATCATTGTCGACGAGCTGCTTGGCGCCATCAGGCGTATCGTCCGCGAGGAAGGCATGGCGGCCATCGTGGTGGAGCAGAAAGCGCGTAAGATCCTGCCGCTGACCGACAAGGCCGCCATTCTCGACCGCGGCGCGGTCGTGTGGGACGGCGACAGCGAGGCGCTGCTGGCCGATGCCGCAGCGCTTGACCGCCATCTCGGCGTTGCCGATCGTGGCGCAGGCAAACCGCTGGACAAAGCGCAATTCGAGGGAGATCCGTCATGA
- a CDS encoding ABC transporter ATP-binding protein, with product MTPALETRNLVRRFGGLVATNDVSLSIAPGTRHALIGPNGAGKTTLINLVTGVLVPSSGSIRLEGTDITRLAQHKRVARGLARTFQINQLFNDLTPLETIGLAISEYQGTGGEWWRLTGSKQAVLDEAADLLETFKLADVMYARTMTLPYGKRRLLEIATALACRPRVLLLDEPAAGVPEGERHEIIDIVASLPREVTVVLIEHDMDLVFRFAERITVLVQGAVFTEGTVEEIQADPRVREVYLGEASE from the coding sequence ATGACGCCGGCGCTGGAGACCCGCAACCTGGTGCGCCGGTTCGGCGGTCTGGTCGCCACCAACGACGTGTCGCTGTCGATTGCCCCGGGTACCCGCCATGCGCTGATCGGGCCGAACGGCGCCGGCAAGACCACGTTGATCAACCTGGTCACCGGCGTGCTGGTGCCGAGCTCGGGCTCGATCCGGCTGGAGGGCACCGATATCACCAGGCTGGCCCAGCACAAGCGGGTGGCGCGCGGGCTGGCCCGCACCTTCCAGATCAACCAGCTGTTCAACGACCTGACGCCGCTCGAGACGATCGGGCTGGCGATCTCCGAATATCAAGGCACCGGTGGCGAATGGTGGCGGCTCACCGGCTCCAAGCAGGCGGTGCTCGACGAGGCCGCCGACCTGCTCGAGACCTTCAAGCTCGCCGACGTCATGTATGCGCGCACCATGACGCTGCCTTACGGCAAGCGGCGGCTCCTGGAAATCGCCACGGCGCTCGCCTGCCGCCCACGCGTGCTGCTGCTCGACGAACCGGCCGCCGGCGTGCCGGAGGGCGAACGCCACGAGATCATCGATATCGTGGCCAGCCTGCCGCGCGAGGTCACCGTGGTCTTGATCGAACACGACATGGACCTGGTCTTCCGCTTCGCCGAACGCATTACCGTGCTGGTCCAGGGCGCGGTGTTCACCGAGGGCACGGTCGAAGAGATCCAGGCCGACCCGCGGGTGCGCGAGGTCTATCTCGGCGAGGCTTCGGAATGA
- a CDS encoding branched-chain amino acid ABC transporter permease — MLKLFGRRSDTPVTPAGFLNSQAAWTAPEILFWLLALAMLAIAPNRAALLNEIAILGLFALSIDLILGYAGIVSLGQAAFFGFGAYVAGLLAKTVVAEPVTGLVVAMLAAGLLGFATSFLIIRGTDLTRLMVTLGVALLLYEVANKLEWVTGGTDGLLGIVMGPILGLFAFDFLGRTAYLYSLTVLFVLFLLARRIVHSPFGLSLRAVKDNRLRAASIGISPARRLVMVYTLSAAYAGAAGALLAQTTAFVSLEVLDFGKSADGLLVLVIGGSGYLYGGLIGAVAFKLMKDFLSGITPAYWLFWMGLFLVILVLIGRDRISHRLKLLAQRVKP, encoded by the coding sequence ATGCTGAAACTCTTCGGCCGCCGCTCCGACACGCCGGTTACTCCGGCCGGCTTCCTGAACAGCCAGGCGGCCTGGACGGCGCCGGAAATCCTGTTCTGGCTGCTGGCGCTCGCCATGCTGGCGATCGCGCCCAATCGCGCGGCCCTGCTCAACGAAATCGCGATCCTTGGCCTGTTCGCCCTGTCGATCGACCTGATCCTCGGCTATGCCGGCATCGTTTCGCTCGGCCAGGCCGCCTTTTTCGGCTTCGGCGCCTATGTCGCCGGCCTGTTGGCCAAGACGGTGGTTGCCGAGCCGGTCACCGGGCTCGTCGTCGCCATGCTGGCCGCCGGCCTGCTTGGCTTCGCCACCAGTTTCCTGATCATCCGCGGCACCGACCTGACCCGCCTGATGGTGACGCTCGGCGTCGCCCTGCTGCTCTATGAAGTGGCCAACAAGCTGGAATGGGTCACCGGCGGAACCGACGGCCTGCTCGGCATCGTGATGGGGCCGATCCTCGGCCTGTTCGCCTTCGACTTCCTCGGGCGGACCGCCTACCTCTACAGCCTGACCGTGCTGTTCGTCCTGTTCCTGCTGGCGCGCCGGATCGTGCATTCGCCGTTCGGCCTGTCGCTCAGGGCGGTCAAGGACAACCGGCTGCGCGCCGCTTCGATCGGCATTTCACCGGCCCGGCGACTGGTGATGGTCTATACGCTGTCGGCTGCCTATGCCGGCGCTGCCGGCGCGCTGCTGGCACAGACCACCGCCTTCGTCTCCCTGGAGGTTCTCGACTTCGGCAAATCGGCCGACGGTCTCCTGGTGCTGGTCATCGGCGGTTCCGGCTATCTCTATGGCGGGCTGATCGGCGCCGTCGCCTTCAAGCTGATGAAGGACTTCCTGTCCGGCATCACGCCGGCCTATTGGCTGTTCTGGATGGGCCTCTTCCTGGTCATCCTGGTGCTGATCGGCCGCGACCGGATCAGCCATCGGTTGAAGCTGCTGGCCCAGCGGGTGAAGCCATGA
- a CDS encoding branched-chain amino acid ABC transporter permease, giving the protein MLTILFDGIAYGMLLFVLACGLAVTLGLMNFVNLAHGAFAMAGGYVTVVLMQRYGVPFLACLPLAFLAAAALGAVAERLLYRHMYGRSHLDQVLFSIGLVFMAVAAADYVMGSSPQNVRLPSYLLGRYEVFGIGIGVYRLFLIGVCGALTIALQLILARTRFGSRLRAAVDDPRVARGMGIDVNAIFAVTFAFGSGLAGLGGALGAEILGLDPTFPLKFMLYFLIVVTVGGTSSMTGPFVAALLLGFADVAGKYYIPQAGAFIIYAVMIAVLMLRPNGLFARGVTR; this is encoded by the coding sequence ATGCTCACCATCCTGTTCGACGGCATCGCCTATGGCATGCTCCTGTTCGTCCTGGCCTGCGGCCTGGCCGTGACATTGGGGCTGATGAACTTCGTCAACCTGGCGCACGGCGCCTTCGCCATGGCCGGCGGTTATGTCACCGTCGTGCTGATGCAGCGCTATGGCGTGCCGTTTCTCGCCTGCCTGCCGCTGGCCTTCCTGGCGGCGGCGGCGCTGGGCGCGGTCGCCGAGCGCCTGCTCTACCGGCACATGTATGGCCGTAGCCACCTCGACCAGGTGCTGTTCTCGATCGGACTGGTGTTCATGGCGGTCGCGGCGGCCGACTATGTCATGGGCTCGTCGCCGCAGAACGTCCGGCTGCCCTCCTATCTGCTCGGCCGCTACGAGGTCTTCGGCATCGGCATCGGCGTCTACCGGCTGTTCCTGATCGGGGTGTGCGGCGCGCTGACCATCGCCTTGCAACTGATCCTGGCCAGGACCCGTTTCGGCTCGCGGCTGCGCGCCGCCGTCGATGATCCCAGGGTCGCGCGCGGCATGGGCATCGACGTCAATGCCATCTTCGCCGTGACCTTTGCCTTCGGATCGGGATTGGCCGGTCTCGGCGGCGCGCTCGGCGCGGAGATCCTCGGCCTCGATCCGACCTTCCCGCTGAAATTCATGCTCTATTTCCTGATCGTGGTGACGGTTGGCGGCACGTCGTCGATGACCGGGCCGTTCGTCGCCGCCCTCTTGCTCGGCTTCGCCGACGTCGCCGGCAAATATTACATCCCGCAGGCCGGGGCCTTCATCATCTATGCCGTGATGATCGCCGTGCTGATGCTCAGGCCGAACGGGCTGTTCGCCCGCGGCGTGACCCGATGA
- a CDS encoding ABC transporter substrate-binding protein, producing the protein MLNRRQTLAGLSAAAVTGFGTRAEAQEVTKIGLILPMTGQSASTGRQIEAAAKLYIAQKGATVAGRRIELLVRDDTGAADITRRIAQELIVNEKVAVLAGFGLTPLAFAAAPLATQSKTPMVVMAAATSAITEQSPFIVRTSFTLPQATQPIADWASQNGIKKVISLVTDYAPGIDAERAFKERFTKAGGELLAELRVPLRNPDFAPFLQRVADAKPDALFVFVPSGIGGQFVKQFIERGLDKAGVRLIGTGDVTDDDLLNDMGDAILGVVTSHHYSAAHPSPENKAFVQAFRAANPNMRPNFMAIGGYDGMHLIYEALKKAGGAADGTALLGAMQGMSWVSPRGPVTIEARTRDITQNIYVRRVEKVDGQLYNVEFATFEAVPDPIKGR; encoded by the coding sequence ATGCTGAACAGACGCCAGACGCTTGCCGGTCTCAGCGCCGCCGCTGTCACCGGATTCGGCACCAGGGCCGAGGCGCAGGAGGTCACCAAGATCGGCCTCATCCTGCCGATGACCGGGCAGTCGGCATCGACCGGCCGGCAGATCGAGGCCGCCGCCAAGCTCTATATCGCGCAGAAGGGCGCGACCGTCGCCGGCCGCCGGATCGAGCTCCTGGTGCGCGACGATACCGGCGCCGCCGACATCACCCGCCGCATCGCCCAGGAGCTGATCGTCAACGAGAAGGTGGCGGTTCTCGCCGGTTTCGGACTGACGCCGCTCGCCTTTGCGGCTGCCCCGCTCGCCACCCAGTCGAAGACGCCCATGGTCGTCATGGCCGCGGCGACCTCGGCGATCACCGAGCAGTCGCCGTTCATCGTGCGCACCAGCTTCACGCTGCCCCAGGCGACCCAGCCGATCGCCGACTGGGCCAGCCAGAACGGCATCAAGAAGGTGATCAGCCTGGTCACCGATTATGCCCCGGGCATCGACGCCGAAAGGGCGTTCAAGGAACGCTTCACCAAGGCCGGCGGCGAGCTGCTCGCCGAGCTGCGCGTGCCGCTGCGCAATCCGGACTTCGCGCCGTTCCTGCAGCGCGTCGCCGATGCCAAGCCGGACGCGCTGTTCGTCTTCGTGCCCTCGGGCATTGGCGGCCAGTTCGTCAAGCAGTTCATCGAGCGCGGCCTCGACAAGGCCGGCGTCAGGCTGATCGGCACCGGCGACGTGACCGACGACGATCTGCTCAACGACATGGGCGACGCGATCCTCGGCGTGGTCACCAGCCACCACTATTCGGCCGCCCACCCCTCGCCCGAGAACAAGGCTTTCGTGCAGGCCTTCCGTGCCGCCAATCCGAACATGCGGCCGAACTTCATGGCGATCGGCGGTTATGACGGCATGCATCTGATCTATGAGGCCTTGAAGAAGGCCGGCGGGGCCGCCGACGGCACGGCTTTGCTCGGTGCGATGCAGGGCATGAGCTGGGTCAGTCCGCGCGGACCGGTCACCATCGAGGCGCGCACCCGCGACATCACCCAGAACATCTATGTCCGGCGCGTCGAGAAGGTCGACGGCCAGCTCTACAATGTCGAGTTCGCAACCTTCGAGGCCGTGCCGGATCCGATCAAGGGTCGCTGA
- a CDS encoding catechol 2,3-dioxygenase → MVEAEPCRDLAHLGHVEMFTPRPDESLAFFVDVMGMQESGRDGASVYLRGWDDYEFHTLKLTEAATSGVGHVAFRTFSRQALDRRVAELTAMGAGLGWTEGDLGHGAAFRARGPDGHVFELYYDTRWYDAPDHLRPALKNQAQRYPARGVNARRIDHLNLLVLDVAATRRFLERGLGMRTTEQIVLDDGTEAGAWLTATNKTYDIAFTADHAGVAGRFHHVTYAVDSREDVLRAADVFLEHGVFIETGPHKHAVQQTFFLYVYEPGGNRVEIANAGARLMLAPDWKPIVWTEAERRKGQAWGLQTVASFHTHGTPPVERSGHE, encoded by the coding sequence ATGGTCGAAGCCGAACCTTGCCGGGATCTCGCCCATCTCGGCCATGTCGAGATGTTCACCCCGAGACCCGACGAGAGCCTCGCTTTCTTCGTCGACGTCATGGGCATGCAGGAGAGCGGGCGCGACGGCGCCAGCGTCTACCTGCGCGGCTGGGACGATTATGAATTCCACACGCTGAAGCTGACGGAAGCCGCGACCTCGGGCGTCGGCCATGTCGCCTTCCGGACCTTCAGCCGGCAGGCGCTCGACCGGCGCGTCGCCGAATTGACCGCCATGGGCGCCGGGCTCGGCTGGACCGAGGGCGATCTCGGCCACGGCGCGGCCTTTCGTGCGCGCGGGCCCGACGGACATGTGTTCGAGCTCTATTACGACACCCGCTGGTATGACGCGCCGGACCATTTGCGCCCGGCGCTGAAGAACCAGGCGCAGCGCTATCCGGCGCGCGGCGTCAATGCCCGGCGCATCGACCACCTCAACCTGCTGGTGCTCGACGTCGCCGCGACCAGGCGTTTTCTCGAACGGGGCCTCGGCATGCGCACGACCGAACAGATCGTGCTCGACGACGGCACCGAGGCCGGCGCCTGGCTGACCGCCACCAACAAGACCTACGACATCGCCTTCACCGCCGACCATGCCGGCGTCGCCGGCCGGTTTCACCATGTGACCTATGCCGTCGACAGCCGCGAGGACGTGCTTCGCGCCGCGGATGTCTTCCTCGAGCATGGCGTGTTCATCGAGACCGGCCCACACAAGCACGCGGTGCAGCAGACCTTCTTCCTTTATGTCTATGAGCCCGGCGGCAACCGCGTCGAGATCGCCAATGCCGGCGCGCGGCTGATGCTGGCGCCTGATTGGAAGCCGATCGTCTGGACCGAGGCCGAGCGCCGCAAGGGCCAGGCCTGGGGCTTGCAGACGGTTGCCTCGTTCCACACCCACGGCACGCCCCCGGTGGAGCGCTCCGGCCACGAATGA
- a CDS encoding ring-cleaving dioxygenase, producing the protein MQLTGIHHLTAVSADAPANHAFYSGLLGMRLVKRTVNQDDVSAYHLFYGDGLASPGSDVTFFEWPVAPERRGTNSIIRTSLRVAGADTIRWWAGHFARHGVRHQEPVVRDGRLTLDFEDPEGQRLALIDDGGAGEAHAWDASSVPAERQIRGLGPIIASVPDLGPTELVLTRVLGMGRARSYRLGETGPEVHVFEMGEGGPAAEYHVAVEPGLPQARQGAGSVHHVAFRTPDATQYRAWVDRLKDMRVPNSGPVDRYYFESLYFREPNGILFEIATDGPGFDVDEPMAVLGEKLALPPFLEPRRAEIERGLKPL; encoded by the coding sequence ATGCAACTCACCGGCATCCATCACCTCACCGCCGTCTCGGCCGATGCTCCGGCCAACCACGCCTTCTATTCGGGCCTGCTCGGCATGCGCCTGGTCAAGCGCACCGTGAACCAGGACGACGTCTCGGCCTATCATCTGTTCTATGGCGACGGTCTCGCCAGCCCCGGCTCGGACGTCACCTTTTTCGAATGGCCGGTCGCGCCCGAGCGCCGCGGCACCAATTCGATCATCCGCACCTCGCTGCGTGTCGCCGGCGCGGACACCATTCGCTGGTGGGCCGGGCATTTCGCCAGGCATGGCGTCAGGCACCAGGAGCCGGTCGTCCGCGACGGCCGCCTGACCCTTGATTTCGAGGATCCGGAAGGTCAGCGCCTGGCGCTGATCGACGATGGCGGCGCCGGCGAGGCCCATGCCTGGGACGCAAGCTCGGTTCCGGCCGAGCGGCAGATCCGTGGCCTTGGCCCGATCATCGCGAGCGTGCCTGATCTCGGGCCGACCGAACTGGTGCTGACCCGTGTGCTCGGCATGGGCCGGGCGCGCAGCTATCGCCTCGGCGAGACCGGACCGGAGGTGCATGTCTTCGAGATGGGCGAGGGCGGCCCGGCGGCGGAATATCACGTGGCTGTCGAGCCCGGCCTGCCGCAGGCGCGCCAGGGTGCCGGCTCGGTCCATCACGTCGCGTTCCGGACGCCCGACGCCACCCAATACCGGGCCTGGGTCGACCGTCTCAAGGACATGCGTGTGCCGAATTCCGGTCCGGTCGACCGCTATTATTTCGAGAGCCTGTATTTCCGCGAACCCAACGGCATCCTGTTCGAGATCGCCACCGACGGTCCGGGTTTCGATGTCGACGAGCCAATGGCCGTGCTCGGCGAAAAGCTGGCGCTGCCGCCCTTCCTGGAGCCGCGCCGGGCCGAGATCGAGCGCGGCCTGAAGCCGCTCTGA